The following proteins come from a genomic window of Phacochoerus africanus isolate WHEZ1 chromosome 9, ROS_Pafr_v1, whole genome shotgun sequence:
- the ZBTB25 gene encoding zinc finger and BTB domain-containing protein 25 isoform X4, whose protein sequence is MDTASHSLVLLQQLNMQREFGFLCDCTVAIGDVYFKAHRAVLAAFSNYFKMIFIHQTSECIKIQPTDIQPDIFSYLLHIMYTGKGPKQIVDHGRLEEGIRFLHADYLSHIATEMNQVFSPETVQSSNLYGIQISTTQKTAVKQGLEVKEAPSNNSGNRAAVQGDHPQLQLSLAIGLDDGTADQQRAHPATPALEEHQKPPVSIKQERCDPESVISQSHPSPSSEMTGPTFTESGIKIHLCHYCGERFDSRSNLRQHLHTHVSGSLPFGVPASILESNDLGEVHPLNENSQALECRRLSSFIVKENEQQPDHSSRSTTEPLQISQVSLISKDTEPVELNCNFSFSRKRKISCTICGHKFLRKSQLLEHMYTHKAMSAKCCLPSVEDVYSLSG, encoded by the exons ATGGACACAGCTAGCCATAGCCTTGTCCTTCTGCAGCAGCTAAACATGCAACGagaatttggttttctgtgtGATTGCACCGTTGCTATTGGAGATGTCTACTTCAAAGCCCACAGAGCAGTGCTTGCTGCTTTTTCTAACTATTTTAAGATGATATTTATTCACCAAACAAG tgaATGCATAAAAATACAGCCAACTGACATCCAACCTGACATATTCAGCTATTTGTTGCACATTATGTACACTGGGAAAGGGCCAAAACAGATTGTGGATCATGGTCGTTTGGAGGAAGGGATTCGATTTCTTCATGCCGACTACCTTTCTCACATTGCAACTGAAATGAATCAAGTGTTCTCACCAGAGACTGTGCAGTCCTCAAATTTATATGGCATTCAGATCTCAACGACCCAAAAAACAGCTGTCAAACAAGGGCTGGAGGTCAAGGAAGCTCCTTCTAATAACAGTGGAAACAGAGCTGCTGTCCAGGGTGACCATCCCCAGTTGCAGCTCTCTCTTGCAATTGGGCTGGATGATGGCACTGCAGACCAGCAGAGGGCCCATCCTGCCACCCCGGCCTTGGAGGAGCACCAGAAGCCCCCAGTGTCCATCAAGCAGGAGAGATGTGATCCAGAATCTGTGATCTCCCAGAGCCATCCCTCACCCTCATCAGAGATGACAGGCCCCACTTTCACTGAAAGCGGTATCAAAATACACTTATGCCATTACTGTGGGGAACGGTTTGATTCTCGTAGTAATCTAAGACAACATCTCCATACCCACGTGTCCGGATCCCTCCCATTTGGTGTCCCTGCTTCCATTCTGGAAAGTAATGACCTTGGTGAAGTGCATCCACTTAATGAAAATAGCCAAGCTCTTGAGTGCCGTAGGCTCAGCTCCTTTATTGTCAAGGAAAATGAGCAGCAGCCTGACCACTCAAGCCGGAGTACCACAGAGCCTTTGCAGATCAGTCAAGTGTCTTTGATCTCCAAAGACACAGAGCCAGTAGAATTaaactgtaatttttctttttcaaggaaaagaaaaatcagctgtACCATCTGTGGTCATAAATTTCTCCGAAAGAGCCAGTTGCTGgaacatatgtatacacacaaag